A single Nostoc sp. PCC 7107 DNA region contains:
- a CDS encoding winged helix-turn-helix domain-containing protein has protein sequence MYTSESTKYSARADIGHTSQILVVEDEELIQEMLSVALEEEGYGVVTAPDGRVAIEYLKNFEANSGEFPFDLVILDLMLPQINGLDICRLLRHQGNPVPILMLSAKGSETDRVLGLEVGADDYLTKPFSMRELVARCRALLRRQRLSTLPQLPVLKHKDVTLNPQECRVLVRGQEVNLSPKEFRLLELFMSYARRVWSREQLLDQVWGPDFVGDSKTVDVHIRWLREKLELDPSHPEYIVTVRGFGYRFG, from the coding sequence ATGTACACCAGTGAATCGACCAAGTATTCTGCCAGAGCAGATATCGGACACACAAGCCAGATTCTAGTGGTAGAAGATGAAGAGTTAATCCAAGAGATGCTATCTGTAGCCTTGGAAGAGGAAGGTTATGGGGTTGTAACCGCCCCAGATGGGCGAGTGGCGATTGAGTATCTCAAAAACTTTGAAGCCAACTCAGGCGAGTTTCCCTTTGATTTGGTAATTCTTGACTTGATGTTACCGCAAATCAATGGTTTAGATATTTGTCGCTTGCTACGCCATCAAGGCAATCCAGTACCGATTTTAATGCTGAGTGCTAAGGGTAGTGAAACCGATCGCGTGTTGGGTTTAGAAGTTGGCGCAGATGACTATCTCACCAAACCTTTTAGTATGCGGGAGCTAGTGGCTCGGTGTCGCGCACTGCTGCGTCGTCAACGTTTAAGCACTTTACCGCAGCTACCAGTTCTGAAACACAAAGATGTTACCTTAAACCCCCAAGAATGTCGGGTGTTAGTACGAGGTCAAGAAGTAAATCTTTCCCCAAAAGAATTTCGGTTGTTGGAATTGTTTATGAGTTATGCTCGGCGAGTTTGGTCGCGGGAGCAGTTGCTAGATCAGGTCTGGGGGCCAGATTTCGTTGGGGATAGTAAAACTGTGGATGTTCACATTCGCTGGTTAAGAGAGAAGTTAGAGTTAGATCCTAGCCATCCTGAGTATATTGTGACTGTGAGAGGATTTGGCTATCGTTTCGGATAA